A portion of the Pantanalinema sp. genome contains these proteins:
- a CDS encoding YiiX/YebB-like N1pC/P60 family cysteine hydrolase, producing MNMSNLIRKQLAGPTASNRLTKTVAARVEAVLAKRMPKVAGMADDAVMTRLITAYNVKHAPAEGLWYRIKKTFADLFSNVTYYTPDARGVTQEMAAQVRPKLKAGDILLRRTEGTSGNFLIPSWWKHAGVYVGDGKVVDAAFKGVHKGSFEKFMTDGDAVMVLRAKDLSSKQREAIARFANLQVGKPYDFDLDFVDQARMTCTELANHAVEAGTGREVVEKNMLGAVVGDAFKNRNFELVWTNRPDMASLLD from the coding sequence ATGAACATGTCGAACCTGATCCGCAAGCAGCTCGCCGGTCCCACCGCCTCCAACCGCCTGACCAAGACGGTCGCGGCCAGGGTGGAAGCCGTCCTCGCCAAGCGCATGCCCAAGGTGGCGGGAATGGCGGACGATGCGGTCATGACCCGGCTCATCACCGCCTACAACGTCAAGCACGCGCCGGCAGAGGGCCTCTGGTACCGCATCAAGAAAACGTTCGCCGATCTCTTCTCCAACGTCACCTACTACACCCCTGACGCCCGAGGCGTCACCCAGGAGATGGCCGCGCAGGTCAGGCCCAAGCTCAAGGCGGGCGACATCCTTCTGCGGCGCACCGAGGGCACCTCCGGGAACTTCCTGATCCCCAGCTGGTGGAAGCACGCGGGCGTCTACGTCGGCGACGGCAAGGTGGTGGACGCCGCCTTCAAGGGCGTTCACAAGGGATCGTTCGAGAAGTTCATGACCGACGGCGACGCGGTGATGGTCCTGCGCGCCAAGGACCTCTCGAGCAAGCAGCGCGAGGCGATCGCCCGCTTCGCCAACCTCCAGGTCGGAAAGCCCTACGACTTCGACCTCGACTTCGTCGACCAGGCCCGCATGACCTGCACCGAGCTCGCCAACCACGCCGTCGAGGCGGGGACGGGCCGGGAGGTCGTCGAGAAGAACATGCTGGGCGCCGTGGTCGGGGACGCGTTCAAGAACCGCAACTTCGAGCTGGTCTGGACCAACCGCCCCGACATGGCCTCCCTGCTGGACTAG
- a CDS encoding phosphomevalonate kinase: MTIRTIVASAPGKLVLAGEYAVLSPGEPAVVVAVDARITVRVRPAGAYSFSSESLGLTDLPVRYEDERWVPETGPAPRVAFAATAVNVVLGYLRDRGLDVSPFSLEIEGALESTGGAKYGFGSSAAVSVALVGGLLAAFGLEPDAAQVFKLAALAHHEAQGSGSGLDVAAASYGGAIRYVAFDPDWLNERRAAGDTVAQLVDGAWPLLGIEPLGWPDDLALGIGWTGVPASTSALIKEVAGARSGRSPGYARFLIQSRQATNALAAALRDRDAQGAVRALFAAREAIRVLQEASGVSIETPALSAFAEASEAAGGAGKSSGAGGGDCGVALFAGSQGLVRARAAWERSGLEALDVSLSRTGLSLSR, encoded by the coding sequence TTGACCATCCGAACCATCGTCGCCTCCGCCCCCGGCAAGCTGGTGCTCGCCGGGGAGTACGCCGTCCTCTCCCCCGGCGAGCCCGCCGTGGTCGTCGCCGTGGACGCCCGCATCACCGTGCGCGTGCGCCCGGCTGGTGCCTATTCCTTCAGCTCCGAGTCGCTCGGCCTGACGGATCTTCCGGTCCGCTACGAGGACGAGCGCTGGGTGCCGGAGACCGGGCCCGCGCCCAGGGTGGCGTTCGCGGCCACCGCCGTCAACGTGGTGCTCGGTTACCTGCGGGACAGGGGCCTGGACGTCTCGCCCTTCTCGCTTGAAATCGAGGGCGCTCTCGAGAGCACGGGCGGCGCCAAGTACGGCTTCGGCAGCAGCGCGGCGGTATCGGTCGCGCTGGTGGGCGGCTTGCTCGCGGCCTTCGGCCTTGAGCCGGATGCGGCCCAGGTCTTCAAGCTCGCAGCGCTCGCTCACCACGAGGCCCAGGGATCCGGGAGCGGCCTGGACGTCGCGGCAGCTAGCTACGGCGGGGCCATCCGCTACGTGGCCTTCGATCCGGACTGGCTCAATGAGCGCCGCGCGGCGGGCGACACGGTCGCCCAGCTGGTGGACGGCGCGTGGCCCCTGCTCGGGATCGAGCCCCTGGGCTGGCCCGACGATCTCGCGCTCGGCATCGGCTGGACGGGGGTGCCCGCCTCGACCTCGGCACTCATCAAGGAGGTCGCCGGGGCCCGCTCGGGTCGATCACCGGGTTACGCGCGCTTCTTGATCCAGAGCAGGCAGGCGACCAACGCCCTGGCGGCGGCCCTGCGCGATCGCGACGCCCAGGGCGCCGTCCGGGCGCTCTTCGCGGCGCGCGAGGCGATCCGGGTCCTGCAGGAGGCCTCGGGGGTTTCGATCGAGACGCCTGCCCTCTCTGCCTTCGCCGAGGCCAGCGAGGCCGCGGGGGGCGCAGGGAAGTCCTCGGGCGCCGGCGGCGGCGACTGCGGGGTGGCGCTCTTCGCAGGCAGCCAGGGACTCGTTCGCGCGCGGGCGGCTTGGGAGCGCTCGGGCCTCGAGGCCCTCGACGTCTCGCTTTCCAGGACGGGCCTTTCCCTCTCGCGCTAG
- the mvaD gene encoding diphosphomevalonate decarboxylase: MSSSATARACSNIALVKYWGKRQAALNLPVNGSISMTLDGMHTTTTVTWDDALSHDAAEMNGAPVTGEALDKLSAFMDRVRAVWGESPRARIVTANNFPTAAGLASSASGFAALALASTAAAGLELGPRDLSILARQGSGSASRSIFGGFAEWKRGEREDGTDSYAEPILEQDAWDVRMLVAVLAPGPKSVSSRSGMTRTVETSPMYPAWVETVGADLAAMREAIAARDLSRVGAIAEASCLKMHATMHTTLPAILYWQSATVALMHRVMALRAEGLPCYFTIDAGPNVKVLCAPADAERLALELGAVSGVQEVLTCRPGPGACLL; the protein is encoded by the coding sequence ATGTCCTCTTCCGCCACCGCCCGGGCCTGCTCCAACATCGCGCTGGTCAAGTACTGGGGCAAGCGCCAGGCCGCATTGAACCTGCCCGTCAACGGCTCCATCTCCATGACCCTCGACGGGATGCATACCACCACGACCGTCACCTGGGACGACGCCCTCTCCCATGACGCGGCCGAAATGAACGGCGCGCCCGTCACGGGCGAGGCCCTCGACAAGCTCTCGGCTTTCATGGATCGGGTGCGCGCCGTCTGGGGCGAGAGCCCCCGCGCCAGGATCGTCACCGCGAACAACTTCCCCACCGCGGCGGGGCTCGCCTCGTCGGCCTCGGGCTTCGCGGCCCTCGCCCTCGCCTCGACCGCCGCCGCCGGCCTCGAGCTCGGCCCGCGCGACCTCTCGATCCTGGCGCGCCAGGGCTCGGGATCCGCGAGCCGCTCGATCTTCGGCGGCTTCGCCGAGTGGAAGCGCGGCGAGCGCGAGGACGGCACCGACTCGTACGCCGAGCCGATCCTGGAACAGGACGCCTGGGACGTTCGGATGCTGGTGGCGGTGCTGGCCCCCGGTCCCAAGTCGGTGTCGAGCCGCTCGGGAATGACGCGCACCGTCGAGACCTCGCCCATGTACCCGGCCTGGGTCGAGACGGTGGGGGCGGACCTTGCCGCCATGCGCGAGGCGATCGCCGCGCGCGACCTCTCGCGGGTCGGCGCCATCGCCGAGGCCAGCTGCCTCAAGATGCACGCCACCATGCACACGACCCTGCCGGCCATCCTCTACTGGCAGAGCGCCACCGTCGCCCTCATGCACCGGGTGATGGCCCTGCGCGCCGAGGGTCTGCCCTGCTACTTCACCATCGACGCGGGCCCCAACGTGAAGGTCCTCTGCGCTCCTGCCGACGCCGAACGCCTCGCCTTAGAGCTCGGCGCGGTGAGCGGCGTGCAGGAGGTCCTCACCTGCCGGCCCGGACCTGGAGCCTGCCTGCTTTGA
- the fni gene encoding type 2 isopentenyl-diphosphate Delta-isomerase, giving the protein MTPIEARKEDHIRVSLEEDVQARSVRTGFDRYAFVHQALPEIDFAEISTETTFLGRRFAAPLLISSMTGGLQLGKAINRNLAIAAQRMNVPMGLGSQRITRERPETLESFLVRDVAPDVFLIGNVGAVQLNYGFDVAALRELVSSVGADALYLHLNPLQEVVQPEGDTNFKGLLPKIEMVCRELGVPVLAKEVGSGIAPDTARRLVEAGVSAIDVAGSGGTSWAAIEGLRVPAGVARTLGEVFRDWGLPTSEALRLCRRELPRTPLVASGGIRSGLDVAKAIALGADLAASAHPFLEAATTSSAAVEAVLSRFVTELKVVMFCLGCRTIDELRHTDRLREVS; this is encoded by the coding sequence ATGACCCCCATCGAAGCGCGCAAGGAAGACCACATCCGCGTCAGCCTGGAAGAGGACGTCCAGGCCCGCTCGGTGCGCACCGGCTTCGATCGCTACGCCTTCGTCCACCAGGCGCTGCCCGAGATCGACTTCGCCGAGATCAGCACCGAGACCACCTTCCTCGGCCGCCGATTCGCGGCCCCCTTGCTCATCTCCTCGATGACGGGCGGCCTGCAGCTCGGCAAGGCCATCAACCGCAACCTCGCGATCGCCGCCCAGCGCATGAACGTCCCCATGGGCCTCGGCTCCCAGCGCATCACCCGCGAGCGCCCGGAGACCCTCGAGAGCTTCCTGGTCCGCGACGTGGCACCGGACGTCTTCCTCATCGGCAACGTGGGGGCCGTGCAGCTCAATTACGGCTTCGACGTCGCGGCCCTGCGCGAGCTGGTGAGTTCGGTGGGGGCCGACGCGCTCTACCTTCACCTCAATCCCCTGCAGGAGGTGGTGCAGCCCGAGGGGGACACCAACTTCAAGGGCCTCCTGCCCAAGATCGAGATGGTGTGCCGCGAGCTGGGCGTGCCAGTGCTCGCCAAGGAGGTCGGCAGCGGCATCGCCCCCGACACGGCCCGGCGCCTCGTCGAGGCCGGAGTCAGCGCCATCGACGTGGCCGGTTCCGGCGGCACCTCGTGGGCGGCCATCGAGGGCCTGCGCGTCCCGGCCGGCGTGGCGCGCACCCTCGGCGAGGTTTTCCGCGACTGGGGCCTGCCCACCAGCGAGGCGCTCAGGCTCTGCCGCCGCGAGCTGCCGCGCACGCCCCTGGTGGCGTCGGGGGGGATCCGCTCGGGCCTCGACGTGGCCAAGGCCATCGCCCTGGGCGCCGATCTCGCGGCCTCGGCCCACCCCTTCCTCGAGGCGGCCACCACCTCGAGCGCGGCGGTCGAGGCGGTCCTTTCCCGCTTCGTCACCGAGCTCAAGGTGGTCATGTTCTGCCTCGGCTGCCGTACCATCGACGAGCTCAGGCACACCGACCGCCTGAGAGAGGTTTCCTGA
- the mvk gene encoding mevalonate kinase, with product MNAPAATAKALAPAKVILVGEHAVVYGHPAVALPFPAIQAVAEARAATAGVTIRSDRYADLAARLNLDGTAYTNVVRPLQPAAEAVRGAIEAIARLGAEVRPFELLLTSGIPAGAGLGSSAAIAVAAIRATFAFHGRTVPPSLLRALATRAEAIAHGTSSGLDPTAVAAEGPVRFVRDHAPVELAITEPFGLVVADSGEASGTGRMVALVKEGIEADPAARSAMDALGEVADMVAELLERADFQALGLQMSRAHQLLGQLGVSTPRLDAICRSALFAGAFGAKLSGAGGGGCAIALAPLSRLGEVASAMVEAGAVSAWPTQYLIERETPR from the coding sequence ATGAACGCCCCTGCCGCCACGGCCAAGGCGCTCGCGCCGGCCAAGGTCATCCTGGTCGGTGAGCATGCGGTGGTTTACGGCCACCCCGCCGTCGCCCTGCCCTTCCCCGCCATCCAGGCGGTTGCCGAGGCGCGCGCCGCGACGGCGGGCGTGACGATCCGCTCGGATCGCTACGCGGACCTCGCGGCCCGGCTCAACCTGGACGGGACCGCGTACACGAACGTGGTGCGCCCCCTGCAGCCGGCGGCCGAGGCGGTGCGCGGCGCGATCGAGGCGATCGCGCGGCTGGGCGCCGAGGTGCGCCCCTTCGAGCTCCTGCTGACCAGCGGCATCCCGGCGGGCGCCGGTCTCGGCAGCAGCGCCGCGATCGCCGTCGCCGCCATCCGAGCCACCTTCGCCTTCCACGGGCGCACCGTCCCGCCCTCGCTCCTGCGCGCGCTCGCGACCCGGGCCGAGGCGATCGCCCACGGCACCTCGTCGGGCCTCGATCCGACGGCGGTGGCGGCCGAGGGGCCCGTGCGCTTCGTGCGCGACCACGCCCCGGTGGAGCTTGCGATCACCGAGCCGTTCGGCCTGGTCGTGGCCGATTCGGGCGAGGCGAGCGGCACGGGCCGCATGGTGGCCCTGGTCAAGGAGGGGATCGAGGCGGATCCCGCCGCGCGCTCGGCGATGGACGCGCTCGGCGAGGTGGCCGACATGGTCGCCGAGCTGCTCGAGCGCGCCGACTTCCAGGCGCTCGGCCTTCAAATGAGCCGCGCGCACCAGCTGCTCGGCCAGCTCGGCGTCAGCACCCCGCGCCTCGACGCGATCTGCCGCTCGGCCCTTTTTGCCGGCGCCTTCGGCGCGAAGCTCTCCGGGGCGGGCGGAGGAGGCTGCGCGATCGCCCTTGCGCCCCTCTCGCGCCTGGGCGAGGTGGCCTCGGCCATGGTCGAGGCCGGGGCCGTGAGCGCCTGGCCGACCCAGTACCTGATCGAAAGGGAGACCCCCCGATGA